The Emys orbicularis isolate rEmyOrb1 chromosome 4, rEmyOrb1.hap1, whole genome shotgun sequence genomic sequence GGTACTCAGGGACAGAACATCCATCATCAGTGTTTCCTTCCAATTTCTAAAATCCTtactgctggcagggctggctccaggcaccaggcaaccaagcacatgcttggggcggcacctgttaaggggcggcggggggagcgcggcgcggcattccgtgggggggtgctccggcggcgcggcgctcggcgggggtggcggcgcgggcgcggcgctggggggggggttccggcggcgctcggtggggggcgggggcgggctccggcggcgcggcgctcggcagggggggcggcgcgggcgcggcactggggggggggttccggcggcactcggtggggggtgggggcgggctctggcggcgcggcgctcggcggggggggcggcgcggggcgcggcgctcggcgggcggGCGGCGCGCGGCGTtcgggggttccggcggcgctcggcgggggggggtgggctccagcggcgctcggcggggcggggggggtggcgcggcgcggcgctcggcgggggggggccgcgcttttttttgctgcttggggcagcaaaaaagttagagccggccctgactgctggTATTAACAAGAGAAGACCTGAAGAGAGGAATTGTTGCTATCATGTTTCTGCAGCCCGTAGCCACCCTGGCACTGTGTGTGTTTGCAGCCCTCGGGGGTTTTCTGTTCACCGCCCTAAAGCGCACACACGCCTTCGTGTTTTCGCTCACAGCTTTCTCAGGGCTTGGTGCGGTGTGAACCGCAGAGGAGCTGAAGGTGTGGCTGCCGTGatgatttttgagtcttttgtttTGGCTGGCCGGAGCCAAGTTTTGGGTTGGCCTGATGCTTTGTCTGCACTCATCTGCTGATTGCATTGTTAACGGGCTCAGCAGATTCCTGGTTGTTCGGTGGTTCTGCTGGCCACGTCTCCTAGCTCTGACTGCGGCAGGTCAGGAGAGTTAGACAGGATTGATTAGCAAAAAGATGTCCCGATTTAGCATCAAATAAACAATGTTCACAAACAAACCCTTAACTCTATGATCTATAATATCTGCCTCTCACCGAAACCCACCCACACCTAGGTATTTGCTTAACAACAAAACCAGTTAAGCGACCAAACAAATCATCAAAACATATTTACTAGGTTTCAACCATCTGTCAACTGTTCATCCTGGAGAatttctctcctctctttcttttttcttttggcttCTTTGCACTCGGGTCTAAGGATCTCTCTTGTTTTGACCGGACTGTGGGGAGTCAACATGATTACAAGACACAGGAAACGGTTGTGTGAAAGTGAAAAATCAAGTGCTAATTTAGGGGGGTGTTTTTTGGTTGTGATGGGACTGTTTAAAAGTCACTGCGTTACGCAATCAATTTCAGACTGTAAAATACCCACGCGCAAACAATTCCCTCCGCCCCCACATTTTgcacagagtaaaaaaaaaacagtattttaagCATCCAAAACCAAacagtttgcaacaaaataccttttaaaaaacacactttTATACCCCTTCCTTTCCTGAGATCACACGTACATTttcctgggtggggaagggggaagacacATTTCATATGCCCTTAAATCATAAGCAATTTAAGCATCGAAACTAATTTTGTATCCCGTTTTAAAACATACATTTGCACAGAGTGAAAAAAAAACTCCTAGTATTTTAAGCCCTCAAAAGCAGTTTGCAATTGCAACAAAACACTGTAGAAAACCCACCCGCACACGttcctaaatattttaaacacGAAAACCAACTTTTATAACCATTTTAAAACATACACGGCCCACATTTGGCACCCCGTATATTTAAGCATCCAAAACCCAAACAGTTTGCgacaaaatacttttaaaaaaaccacagacCCATTCGCCTCCCCCACCCGCCCGAGGTCACGCATACATTTTcccggagaaaaaaaaaagttcagtgcTTATGCCTCTAAATCACAAACAGCTTAAGCATCCAAACTAACTTTTTAAAGAAACCCATTTTAAAAAGGCACATTTGAAAGCAAGTTTCAGCAATTTACACGGCACTCCAGGATAAAGCAATGCTGGCACGTGGTTATTCTGTTTTCCCCCATGTGGATGTGGGCCTTTGTTTTAAGAACAAGCAAAATGTTAGCTAGTATTATTCCCCAAGTGCACAACCCTCGTACAGCCTATTTAATACCAGGTTGTTAAAAAACAGTATGAAGCACAACCGTAGTAAACATGGGGCCTTTACCTTGCCCTGGTGAAACACAGCATGAAGTAGCTGTTTTCACACTAACCAGCCGACTTTGCAATCAAGATGCGTATCATTATTAGTAAGGAGAGCGGGTACAAAGAGTAAGAATCTATAATACGTATTTTCAGAGTTAGAAAACAAGCAGCGGAGCTGCAcgtgaggtctctactgaaagcttgtgACTTattgggttccctagggaggtagtggaatctccgtccttagaggtttttaaggcccagcttgacaaagccctggctgggatgatttagttggggattggtcctgctttgagcagggggttggactagatgacctcctgagggcccttccaaccctgagattctatgattctatgattgaaacTCCGAATCACTGCGAGATGTGTGGACAGGTCATATTTAAGGAATCATGTAACTAACATTGAAATGTGTGCCCTGGCGGACTTGGAGTGCAAGATTGTCACCAGGGACTCAGACGGCTCAGCGGTGGCCCATTCAGGTAGCAGCGATCACCCTTCCCCAGTAACGGGGGTGATGGAATTCACGATTCAGTTCTCCACCCTTGTCCCAGCCCAGAAGATGTCAACGGAAACCCGCAAAGACAACGGCAAACCGCATGGAGGTGAAATGGAACGACAGGGCAGTGAGGGGCTGTCCCTGTCTGTGAACAGAGACAAGCAACTGGTCCAGTAGCTCACAGGGTGGAGAAGGCCACTCTGCGCGTACCTTGATGAGCGGGAACGCGAGGGTGTCCTGGGGGCAAGCAAACGCTGCAAAAGAGTGAATTTGGGGGTGACGCGCTACTTTGCTAGCTAGGAAAGGTGCCTATTGATCGGGGTAGGTCCTAGTTTATGTTTTCTGGTTTGTTTTGTACGTGACCGGTTGTTCCGTCTCTCCCACGTGTTTCCAGTTGAAGCTCTGTTCTTTCTGGAATAAATTTCCTTTTGGTTTTTTCTATCATCAGAAACTGGCCAACTGGGGTCTGCTGGTGCTTTGGGAACGGAGGATCAGGGGCTGGACCCCACAGGTGACACTTGGAAGGGACTCGGGGCTGGGGCATAGGCACCGACGCCGCGAGTGCTTCAGGGCtcgagcacccatggaaaaaatagggggtgctcagtacTCACCCACCGCAGttggtgggaggtgctggggacgGTGAGCAGCTGGCGGGAAGGAGGGCCTTGGgaagggggcggagctggggtgggaagaggcggagtgagggcggggcctcagggaaggggcggagtggagacggggccttggggcggaatgggggtggagcaccaagaaaaataaaagtcagcgggCGCCTGTGGCCTGGGCTACATTTATTGTCAAAGGGCAGGGCAGATTAGCCAGCAGACGCATCGCAGCCTGCTCTGGGATCTGCCCCTATGTGCCCCCATGTCTCACTCCATCCCGGGTCTCGACTGGGAATTCAGACGTGcagctgtaacccacacacctcccgggtgtggtgttctggctcatctagtgcagaggtgggcaaactacagcggCCCGCTgaaccgtcctgcccagcccttgagctcctggccggggaggctagcccccagccccttccctggataggggtcggggggcagtcaggggacaaggagcagggggggttggatgggtcggggtttctgaggggagcagtcagggggcgggaagtgggagggggcggatgggggcgggcgccaggctgtttgggggggcacagccttccctacctggccctccacaCATTTTcgcaccccgatgtggccctcgggccaaaaactttgcccacccctgatctagtggcactgagactacTTAGCGAGAGAAGAATGAGTTGgctttacagccttagctaagggccacggggcttttagctcctgcaggagaggctcatgcatttagctcccgAGGTCCCAGTTCGATCCCACCCGCCGACccccggggtctgtcggcgtcaCACGGCACCGCGCTTGCATGGCGTCCGATCTCCGCGTGCAGACACAGGGGACTCTCGCTGCAATATGAAGTGGGGGGGCCAAGACGGGCTTGGCGGGTGCCGGAAGGTTCGAGGCCAGCGAGGAAGTTCGAGGCCAGCCGGTCGGCTGCGGAAGCCCAGTGGGGACAGGGGCGGCGGGAATGGTGGCAGAGGCAGCGGCACTGTTCAGAGGGAAGTTCGCCACCGGGAAAGTCACACCCGGCACGTTGGCCAAGATCCGCTCAGGTGTCTTGGCTAAACgttggggaaggggcttggggctGGCTCACAGATCTCGATCTGGGGAGGGGATCTGTGcagagaccagggctggggcatagaacccaggcgtccgggctcgcCCCACTCCATTGACCTTCCCAACATGGCGGCAGGGCAGGGTCCGCAAAAGGTCATTGGACCTTCTCAAAATGGCTGCGGGTAGGTGTTTTTCCGCCCTTCCTTGAACTTTGACCTTTCCAAGATGGCGAATTGGCACATGACCTTCTCAACATGTCGCCGCTCCGCGCTATGGCGGCCAGACGCTGCCGTGACCATCCCAACATGGCCGCCCGCGTACGCCTTTTTATGAATTGACCTTCCCAGCATGGCCGCCCGCCaggccttcccctctccccattggTCCTGCCGCTCCGCTGACCCGGCCTCCCTCCGCCCCTCCCGCCCTGGCGGAGGCACCGCCTCTCCCAAGATGGCGGCCAGCGCGGGGTCGCGCGCCGTGCGTCGCGGGTCGCGCGGTGCAGGCTGGGACGGTGGCGGAGCCGGGGGCTGCGGCTGCGTCTGGGCGAGCGGGGAGCGGCCGGGATggtgagcgagagagagagaccgaccccccctcccacccgggaccgcccctcccccagggccgcccctcccccaccgccgggaccccgcccccccgggaccctgccgcccctcccccctccgacccctcccccactgccggGGCCCTTCCCGGGAGCCGCCCCCGCGCTGAgccggtggggaaactgaggcacgccccGGACCGCGCGGGGCCTGGCGCTGAgccgatggggaaactgaggcacgtccCGGACCGCGCGGGGCCTGGCGCTGAgccggtggggaaactgaggcaggccccAGACCCGGGGGGGTTGGGAGGCCGCGCGGGGCCTGGCGTTGAGgcggtggggaaactgaggcacgccccGGGTGGGGGTGGCGCGTGGGGCCTGGCGCTGAGCTGCGTGTCCgtctgccccccctcccgcccccaggaCGTGTTTTTGATGATCCGGCGCCACAAGACAACCATCTTCACCGACGCCAAGGAGTCCAGCACCGTGTACGAGCTGAAGCGCATCGTGGAGGGCATCCTCAAGCGGCCCCCCGAGGAGCAGCGGCTCTAcaaggtgtggggcagggggcaccatggggcggggggctggtgggggctggccagggggcaccatgggctgggggctgggcagggggcactatggggcaggggactgggcagggggcaccatggggcaggggactggtgggggctgggcagggggcaccatggggcggggggctgggcagggggcaccaTACggcatggggctgggcagggggcaccatggggctgggggctgggcaggggacactatggggcaggggactggtgggggctgggcagggggcaccatggggctgggggctgggcaggggacactatggggcaggggactggtgggggctgggcagggggcaccatggggcaggaggctgggcaggggaggctgtgggccaggggctgggcaggggtcaCGTGCTGCGGGGaacaggcagggggctcagcagggggcgctctccccttggCCTTCAGTCCCTGTGCCGTGTTATATGCGGcggttccccagctgccccgccccagaggcggctgcatcttTGCGTCTCATGCGGTGCCGCTCCActctctcccttctctctgtcccaggaTGACCAGCTGCTAGACGACAGCAAGACCCTGGGAGATTGCGGCTTCACCAGCCAGACGGCACGGCCCCAGGCCCCGGCCACGGTGGGCCTGGCTTTCCGAGCCGGGGGTGAGtgcttggggggaagaggccgtggggagcctggggggctGATCCTGCCTCTCTgaccctctctcctcctccagatGACTCCTTCGAGGCTCTCCGCATCgaccccttctccagccccccgGAGCTCCCCGATGTCATGAAACCCCaagactccagcagcagcgcGAACGAACAGGCCGTGCAGTGAGATCTGGGGGAGGGCGCAGTgacccaccccgcccccacaggatgtctcccccggccccccaacACACAGCCCTCGCTTCCCCGACTGGGATCAAACCCCCTCCACCAGCCCCCCCGAAATCCACCTTCTCTTCGGTTTGGAGACAATAAAGGTTTGGCTGGTTTTGTGTTACCCGGGTCTGGGGTCTGATACCGAGGCAGGGGGGTTCTCCGGGGACCCCCCATAATCCTCTGGGGCTCCTTTGTCGTATTGCGGGGTCCTGGGGCTGCCTCCTTTGAACCTCAAAAACCAGCAAGGTGTCCCACCTCTCTAACCGTGCCAGCCCCCCATCTCTTCCACTCAgtaccccacagcaccccctctGATCGTGCTGTCTCTCCCAGTTCCTCTTTATTACCAACAGGTCACCCCCCTTCTCACCACAGACATTGGGGTGCCCCAGGGCTCACATATAACAGAGGGGCCCCCATTCCCATCTCTGATATTGGGGTGCCCCAGGGCTCCCCTATAACATAGAGCCCCCCCGTTCCCATCTCTGACATTGGGGTGCCACAGGGCAACCTTGTACCACAGGGGCCTTGTGATGACAGGAATTTTGTCATTTTTATGACTCccgtgtgcctcggtttccccggTGGGGGAAGATCCCTATGTTTGCCCTCAGCCAGACAAACCCCAGGCGTctcagccagtgacctggggccCTGCCACGACCTCCTCCCCTCGTCTGCCAGGTAGCAAAGGGGCAGGGGACCCACCTTCCCCCAGGGTCAGCCAGCTTGGGGCACCCATCCCCGCGAGCCGGGGGAGGCAGAGAGCCACCCCTTGAGCACTGGGGGGGATTGGGGTAGGTTGGTCACCATGCAAAGCTGGTCCTCACCTAGCCGTGAGATGCAGGGGGCTCCCCCACATTGGAAGGCCCCCTTTGACCTGAACCCAACCCCCAGGCTGTGTGCCTGCAAGGACCCGGCTGCCCCTTTTGGGGAGGCCCCTCACCCCTGGGacagccctccctgccctgccggtGGGCTGTGATTCAGGGTCTCTCGGTTACGAGAACCCACCACGGCCGTGCCATGCTCTGCCCAGGTGTATCCGTCACCAGCAGCGGTGTCTCAGCTGCTTTCCCCTTCTCTGGGGGGCCCCTGACACCCCCCGGCTTGCATAGTTCAAACCCTGGGCGGGGAATGTGTTGTCGTATTTTTATGAAgcctgcctgtgcctcagtttccccagcggGGGGGATGACATTTGCCCGCAGGGCAGCCGGGAGGGTCTGTCCACACTGCAGCGTAACCCCGGGGCTAGCAGCACTTGCGTTAACCTCttcaatgtctacactgcagccgggggccggagcccactcagccaccccccaaAACAGAGCCGCTTTGGCCCCGGCTGGCCGGACGCCGCCGCAGGTCACCCCGTGGCCTTGGGGGCTACATTTCCTGGGCTCCCGGAGCAGCCGTCCAGcgaggctgcgtctacactgcgaAGGAACAGGGCTCAAACCTGGCTCCTGGCCTCGCGGGCCGACGGAACGGGACCCGAGCCAGCACAGTGGGAAATCGGCGAGGACGGGGAAgctgggcagagcccccagccccagaccaaaggacctgggggcagggggagaagtgggggctgctggaggACACTGGGAGCTCTCACTGGAGGTCTCGGAGCCGACCCCGGAGGAAGtggggacccctgggggtctggcacactggagggaggggctcctctaaGAGATTCTTCCAAAGCTGGGGGGCATAGTGCCGGTCATTGTGTCTGTGACATGCCCCCATTCCCACCACTGATACCGGGGTGTCCCGCAGCTCCCCTATAGCACCGGGTCCCCCATTCCCACCACTGATAGCGGGGTGCCCCGCAGCTCCCCTATAGCACCGGGTCCCCCATTCCCACCACTCATACCGGGGTGCCCCACGGCTCCCCTATGGCACCGGGTCCCCCATTCCCACCACTCATACCGGGGTGCCCCGCGGCTCCCCTATAGCACCGGGTCCACCATTCACACAGGGGTGCCCCAGGGCTCCCCTATGGCACAGCCCCCGCTGTTAACCCTGATTCTGAGTCCGTCCCCACACCCCGATCTGCAGACAGGGCTGGGAGACCCGGGGGGATGGGGGAATATGGTCCAAAGGGCTCAAGTGAGGTCACATGGGGTAACAACAGGGGCACCGTGGGGTCAGGAAGGTGTCAGGTCACCAGAAGTAAATGTCAATTTGGGGTCAAGAGGTCATATGCGGTAACAGCCGGGCcaatggggcggggagggaggcgggagcaGGCGCCCAATGGGTCAATGTGGGGCCATGTGGTCGTGGGTGGGTTACAAGGGGGGGGCTGCCCAACCGAGGGGGGGTTAATGTGGGGGGGGTCACATGGGGAAATCAagcaccccagccccgcctcatcCATGGTGTGGGAAACCTCCCCGGCTCAgactccagcaccccccacatcccgGCCAGGtctcagccctccctcccctgccccggcTCAAGCCCGAACATGcctggggtgtgggcgggggggtcGTATTTTAGCCACATGGCaaacagcgcccccccccccccaatctctgtgAGGTAGAGAATCCGGCTGAGGGGAGCGTCTCGTCCACGGACAGGAACTGGGCCAGGGAAATCCCTCCAACGCCCCCCGCACCTTGTCACTCTGGACCCTCTGGCAAGCTGTGGGGGGGATCATGCCCAGCTCCGTCACGGCCCCGCCAGCCCCATGGGACGCACTCCAGTGCCAGCCAGGAGCAGCGGGCGCCCTCTGGGCACGGCAAAggccagagggaaactgaggcagacagcgGCCACATACCAACGTGACAGGAACGGCCCATTTCATCTCACCAGGGAACAACTGAGAAGCCACCCGGTGCTGGCTGGCCTTGTGTTCGcatggacggggggggggggggggggggacgtgaAGGTGAAACCAGGGGccagcccagccaagcccccaccATACTGAGCCCAGCTGGGAGTGCCAGGTGCTCTGCAAAAGGCAGCTCCGGTCTCCGGCTAGCCACCTCTCGGCTCCTGCCACCTCCCGGCCCTGGGGTCCCCCCGCGAATTccccatcaccccctccccagtGGTCAACTAGTTGCCAGTTTCGTCGGCAGCAATTTGAATGGAACGTGAAACATTAATCCGCGCTTGGAAAGCATGTGATCAAACACCTGTACCTGAAAGGGGACACTAGGTCTGAAACGTGTGACCCACAGACTCGCTCCCGCCCCCCCGCCGTTGGGTTTTCTGACCCCGTCGGCGCGGCCTCATTTCACGGTTACGCTGCGTCATGAGCTCTCCCCGACAGCGAGTGCTGCGCTGGGAAAGGCGTCAGGCCCCGGCTGCATTTACACGACCGCCCCCACACTGCCTAGGTAGCGCGCGGCGTTGCCCAAATGCGCCGTGTTGGTGGGTGTCACAAAGTCAGTGCACTTCTCTGGGGGATTGTATTGGCTGAGGCACAACCTCACCTCAATTCTCCGTTACCGAACGACAAGCCCTCGTGGCTAGGTTTGCTTCCCACCAGCTCCTCTTGCTGTTGTGTGAGTGATGCACTTGAACACTCGGCCGCATCGTTCCGTTTATTCCCCGAAATCTGGGCTAGAGCGGATTATGTGCTACGTGTAGTTTATGACTTTTAATGGGCAATTTTGCATAAGTTGAGCCTTATACCCGGCTGTACAGACACGCTCTGGGTCTGGGAGCATTTTAACATgagctttaataaaaatgttgaatgcGGGGGGAATGCAATGGTGTTATCCGTAGTGTATGaggaaagggcagcagaactgtgctcagCCTGTCCCGCTTGAGGGGGTcatcctcagtgcttaatttgtgccagttcacagccccggcaccgctgggctCGTCCGTTcacagccctggcacctctgggcctggcaggtcagagccccggcaccaCTGGGCTCggccattcccagccccagcacctctgggcctggcaggtcacagccccggcacctctgggctcggccattcacagccccggcacctctgggcctggcaggtcagagccccggcacctctgggctcggcCATTtacagccccggcacctctgggcctggcaggtcagagccccggcacctctggtcCCGGCAGTTCAcggccccggcacctctgggctcggccgttcagagccccggcacctctgggcctgccGCATCAGTGATGAAAGTAAAagaaaattgcttgagccccagcagctTTTGCATTACAAATTTAGCACTGGTCACCCCCAACTGACCTGCACTCGCTAAGCAGGGGCTTTGGATGACAGACCctaggggagagggtgggaacaGGGGTTTTGCTTGGTGGTGCAAGCTCTGCCTGAGAGTCCCAGGCACCATTTGACCTGTGCTTCTCCCTGGTTTAAGGAGAGAGCTGATGAGGCTCCAGGGAGAGTTTTCTGGTTTATTAAGTGACCACCAGAGCTGCAATCAGGGATAATCAGGTCGAAGGGCTTAGACCTGCTGCGGGACAGTGTTTGggtggaagagacggcccagcctgcaccagcagcgaggttcccccactgagagctgaaatcacagagcTGGCGGGACCTCAGGAGACCGACTTGccgaggtcacagtggcaggtgacGGCACAGGGCCATCAGGGACGGAGCGGTGGAGCGAACGGAGGCACGACCAACAGCAGTCAGAGCGAGGtgccttttccccccctcacccGCCAGGGTGGGGAAGTGAACTCATGCGAATGTACCTCTGGGTTTCCGCTGACCACGGCCCACGACGAtgcatggggggggcgggggaaggagacGGGAGGGGCATGTTGCTAAAGGAACATTTGTTAGTTGGACTGTggtttagtgactttgctccaggaTTGCCTGGAAAACTCTTATACATTTACGTTtgctagtaggccaagatttttaaaatgcataatttGCCAAGGCCGTTATCTCACATCGGCGCCACCTTGAGAGGTCATAATCCGGGGAAGCTTCCGTactaaacattttaattattataattaatttttacataagagcataaaaacagccatactgcatcagaccaaaggcccatctagcccagtatcccgtcttccaacagtggccagtgccaggtgccccagagggaatgaacagaccagggaatcagtaagtgatccatcccctgtcgcccattccctgcttctggcaaacagaggtagggacaccatccctgcccatcctggctaatagccattgatggacctatcctccatgaacttatctagttcctttttgaaccctgttatagtcttggccttcacaagatcctctggcaaggagttccacaggttgactgtgcgttgtgtgaagaaatactcccttttgtttgttttaaacctgctgcctattaatgtcactgggtgacccctag encodes the following:
- the ELOB gene encoding elongin-B; the encoded protein is MDVFLMIRRHKTTIFTDAKESSTVYELKRIVEGILKRPPEEQRLYKDDQLLDDSKTLGDCGFTSQTARPQAPATVGLAFRAGDDSFEALRIDPFSSPPELPDVMKPQDSSSSANEQAVQ